A stretch of DNA from Clostridia bacterium:
TGCAGTGCGCTTTGGATTTGGTCCTAAAAAAATATTCAGACTTGCAAAATATGCTTTTAAAGAATTGTACTCAGATGAAATAATCAAAAAATGGCTTACAGTTTTTTATAAAAGATTTTTCGCCAATCAATTTAAAAGGTC
This window harbors:
- a CDS encoding NAD(+) synthase — encoded protein: AVRFGFGPKKIFRLAKYAFKELYSDEIIKKWLTVFYKRFFANQFKRSCIPDGPKVGSVSLSPRADFRMPSDASVKVWQKQLEML